One window of the Pedobacter ginsengisoli genome contains the following:
- a CDS encoding GNAT family N-acetyltransferase: MNHILDNPIYHALNSAHSNFSVGTGHVKYYLEEIAAFAGLKDNSKLDFDTLYENSAAESLFVVFTTSEVSILDQWKLIARIDMFQMVYEAKEVPAGIDIDFVDLDESHVDEMTALVELTQPGPFKSRTIELGNYTGIISDGNLIAMAGHRFNPTPYTEISAVCTHPDHLGKGYAFELLREQIRRILNKSEVPFLHVKRDNHGAVKLYRKLGFEVRREMFAYVIKK; encoded by the coding sequence ATGAACCATATTTTAGATAATCCTATTTACCATGCTTTAAATTCTGCCCACAGTAATTTTTCGGTAGGAACTGGTCATGTAAAGTATTATTTGGAGGAAATTGCGGCGTTTGCAGGCCTTAAGGATAACTCGAAACTTGATTTTGATACGCTTTACGAAAATAGCGCTGCGGAGAGCCTGTTTGTTGTTTTTACAACATCGGAGGTTAGCATACTGGATCAGTGGAAACTTATTGCCCGGATTGATATGTTTCAGATGGTATATGAGGCTAAGGAAGTTCCGGCAGGTATTGATATAGATTTTGTGGATCTGGATGAATCACATGTTGATGAAATGACTGCTCTTGTGGAATTGACCCAGCCGGGGCCATTTAAATCGAGAACAATTGAGCTTGGAAATTATACGGGTATAATTAGCGATGGTAATTTAATTGCAATGGCAGGGCATAGGTTTAATCCAACTCCTTATACTGAGATTAGTGCCGTATGTACCCATCCTGATCATCTTGGAAAGGGTTATGCTTTTGAGTTGCTGCGTGAACAGATCAGGAGGATATTGAATAAGTCTGAGGTTCCGTTTTTACATGTAAAAAGAGACAATCATGGTGCTGTAAAGCTATACAGGAAATTAGGGTTTGAGGTAAGAAGAGAGATGTTTGCTTACGTGATTAAGAAATAA